The nucleotide window CAGGGGGTTTTAGCGAGTGGATACAACCTCGGATCTTCCACACCTTCTCCGGGACAGTATCTCGTCTCATGGGAATAATACCCCCTCCAGAGTCGCTCAACTTTAAGGAGGCCTTGTGGTCCGACGTCACTCAACCACAGCAAGACAGGTTGTGGAATGATTTGTTCCCTACCATGCGTATCAAAGGCAAGTCGATGAGGGCAAAGTTGCCGTGGAGACTAATTCTGACGGACGTGCCTTCTAATCCCAAGAGTTGGCTACATCAGCTGAAGTATTGGTCCCGACTCAGAAAACTTGCTGTCGTGTATCAGGGGGACTTGATCGCCTATATCAAATCCCCCGGTGACAACAAGTACGCGCGCATCCACGACATCATCACTGCCACGATTGCCGAATGTATGAGCGAAACGATGGCGACCGAAGCTACAGGGCAGAATCCGGCGCCTGTGACGATCGTCGGGCACAGCCTGGGCTCTGTCATCGCTTCCGATGCACTGTACGATGCGCGTCGGAACGGGAACTGTTGGTGGCCGGCGCAGTTGCGATTGGCGAATTTCTTCTCTCTCGGTTGCCCTCTATCGCTCTATACCCTTCGTTACAAGATGGATACGGAGAAATGCTTCCAGAAGGCAATTCGCATGCAGAATCCCAACGGTCTCTGGATCAACATTTTCGACCCGCAGGACATCGTCGGATACCCCCTGAAACCACTCAACACAGCCTATTGCGAGGCCGTCTTTCTGGACAAGGAGATCAGCCTGGGCCACTGGTGGAATCCTTGGCATCTACTCTTACGGTGGACTCCCCTCAATCATTATATGTATTGGGAGGATTATTCGGTGGCGTACATCATCGGGAAAAAGGCGGCCCTAGATTGGATGCAGACAAACAGGCCTGACCTTGCCCCACAGCTCAACTTCGAGTACGCCGCCTATCAGGATGAGCTCAGGACAAATCGCTCCAAGTATTCCTAAGTACATCATGGAGCTTGCGGAGATGACTTCAAACATCACAAGGTCCCGGGCAGGAGGAGGTGACGGATGCCTGAAATTCGCAAAGGAATTCAGCTCTGCAACAACGTCACGGAATTGACGGCTATCGCTCCGCTGAACCCGGGAGGGGCCGAGCGGTTACGAATGATCTTCGATCTCCGGAAACGTGCGGAGCAGGCCGGTGATTCGAGCCCGATTGAACAGATCGAATCCATTCACTACGCGCGGTGGGTCATTTTGGATGGAGGCACTCGGCTGCTATTTACGAGCAATTTTGATGGTGATCTTGAAGGGTATTTGGCTGAATTCGCGGAGCGGGACGAAGGCCCGCTCAATATGATTTTCGGAAATTGCATCGGCTGGCCCGGCGCAAGACCCGTAGGGCCGTTCATTCAATATGTACGCGATCACATGGTCCCCGCCGAGTACTACTATTCCGCGTATCCGCGGCATACGGTCAAGGAAGTGAAGCGGGCTCTCTATTGGAAAGGGAGAACGGAACACGCGATCGCCAGGTTGCTCCCGGAACTGGCCGATACGGTTGAAGCCATTTCGGAGTGCTGCAAACAATACTCTCAACTCCAGCAGCCCCTTGGCGCCCGGATGATCACGCCAAAAAGCCTCGACGACGCCAGAGGAAAGATTCACGCCTTTTTGACAGAGCTGGCGCTGCCCACTCCCGAAGATTTCGATAAGCACTGATCGGAGGTTCCGCCATGAGCCCGGAGCAACCCCTACTAGACCTTCAGGATGTCCAAGGCAATATCCTGAGTAAATACGATGCCGGCTACGCAACCTATTTGTTCTACCGAGTGGACCTCGTCGAACAGGCACTGCAATGGCTTGATGCTCTCCTCGAATTCATTACCACCGAGAAACGCAAAGTCCACGAGAGGCCCCAGTCAATGGTAAACATCGCAGTCACGTTTCAGGGGTTCCGGGCACTCGGCCTGTCACCGACCTCTCTCGACAGTTTTCCACCGGAATTCCAACAGGGCATGAAGAATCGGGCGGGTGTGCTCTGTGATTTCGGCGGAAGCGCGCCGGAAAACTGGGAGCGACCGCTCGGCTCACCCCAGGTCCACATCCTCGCCATCATCCACGGCGCCGACAGGACGCACTGCGATGACCTCGAGAAGAAGGCTCACGACCAGATTGAGCGCACAACCGGGTTTCCAGCGGGAGTGACCTTGCTGGCGAGGATGGAGGCGGACGGTCTCCCGGGCAACAAAGAACATTTTGGCTTCAAGGATGGAATCAGCCAGCCGTGGATCGAGGGAACGAATCCAGGGCCTCCCATCGAACCATACGGGGGAAAGCGGATCAAACCTTCGAGAGCCGACGCAAACCTGGCGGATTCCTTTGCACCTTTGAAACTCGGTGAGTTTCTTCTGGGTTACAAAGATGAGCTCGATCGCATCAATCAGCCGCTGATTCCTCCGGAACTCGGAACCAACGGGACCTATCTCGTCCTGCGAAAGCTCCATCAAGACGTGGCCAAGTTCCATGCACAAATGAAAGAAGAGGCGAAATTCGTCTTCGGGGATACGGCGGCCAAAGACCGGTTGGCAGCCCTCATGGTCGGTCGCTGGCCGAGCGGTTGTCCCGTCGATCGATCCTGGGAACGTGATGATCCTGCGTTCACGACCGATGAAACAATCAACGCCTTTGCGTTTGTGGATGAAAACACCGGAACGGTCGATGACAAGGGGATCCATTGTCCCGTCGGCGCGCACATTCGCAGGACCAATCCGCGGGATTTAAAGCTGGACACACACGGCAATCTGATTCTTGAATCGATGAGCACGAGACACCGGATGATCCGGCGCAGTTTACCCTATGGGCGGCCGATACAAACAAAAGACGACGAGACCGAAGATCGCGGTCTGGTGTTCATAGCCCTGGTGTCCGATATCGAAAGGCAATTCGAGTTCGTTCAGCGCAACTGGGTCAACGACGGCGATCCGTTTCGCTTGGATCGAACCGACCGCGATCCACTCCTTGGGAACAATCGAGATCAACGGGATGTGACCCCCTCCCATGCTCCGCAGACCTATTCTGACATTCTCACAAGAATGTGTCTCGCAGGCGGCATCGCCGGCGCCGTCACAGCAGTCGTCCGTAACCCCACCACGATCGAGATTACTTACAAACCATCCTCCGGAATCAAACTGGACAGGACGGCTGGGTTTCCGGAGAAGTTAGCGCTATCGCTTCAAGTTGAGAAGGTAGAGATAACCCCCCACCCCGACGGCGTTTCGGCGATTGTCACGATTTTCTCATTCAATGAAACCGCTCGGAAGTTCACAGTGCCCGCTGGAACGCGGCGACCTTGGGCGCTGAATCTCCCGGAGTTCGTCACGACGCGAGGTGGAGAGTATTTCTTTCTTCCCAGCCTAACCGCGTTGAAGTCGCTTGTGCAGGGCGATCTGTCTTCCTTCCGGAGAGAATTCGAATTGATCTCGACACGGTATCGAGACCCCGCCAAACGATCTGAGGAGCAGGGGCAGATGATCAGGAGCTGGCTGGTCTATCGTCCAAAAGAAATGTTGCAAGAATTGCGAGAGATGGCCGATGGACCGCAAGGGACAATTTTTACAATGGACGGGTATAAAGTATTCGGAAATCCAATTTACACTGCCAACCCTCCGATTGCCGTCATCACGAAGTACGCGGACGTCGTCGAAGTGCTCGACGGGAGGAGACATCCTGAGTTTAGTGT belongs to Nitrospira sp. and includes:
- a CDS encoding Dyp-type peroxidase, producing the protein MSPEQPLLDLQDVQGNILSKYDAGYATYLFYRVDLVEQALQWLDALLEFITTEKRKVHERPQSMVNIAVTFQGFRALGLSPTSLDSFPPEFQQGMKNRAGVLCDFGGSAPENWERPLGSPQVHILAIIHGADRTHCDDLEKKAHDQIERTTGFPAGVTLLARMEADGLPGNKEHFGFKDGISQPWIEGTNPGPPIEPYGGKRIKPSRADANLADSFAPLKLGEFLLGYKDELDRINQPLIPPELGTNGTYLVLRKLHQDVAKFHAQMKEEAKFVFGDTAAKDRLAALMVGRWPSGCPVDRSWERDDPAFTTDETINAFAFVDENTGTVDDKGIHCPVGAHIRRTNPRDLKLDTHGNLILESMSTRHRMIRRSLPYGRPIQTKDDETEDRGLVFIALVSDIERQFEFVQRNWVNDGDPFRLDRTDRDPLLGNNRDQRDVTPSHAPQTYSDILTRMCLAGGIAGAVTAVVRNPTTIEITYKPSSGIKLDRTAGFPEKLALSLQVEKVEITPHPDGVSAIVTIFSFNETARKFTVPAGTRRPWALNLPEFVTTRGGEYFFLPSLTALKSLVQGDLSSFRREFELISTRYRDPAKRSEEQGQMIRSWLVYRPKEMLQELREMADGPQGTIFTMDGYKVFGNPIYTANPPIAVITKYADVVEVLDGRRHPEFSVALYRKQMDLPPGHPPRGPFILGRELSDPLYQREMPILAKAVQDSPVTHQLGQIITAILDPIFNDLKQRKSGKIDVIQDLAWPIPLGINARYFGVPGPDPESFKRWLRDIYRDLFLNLRGIPEWSQAADRAAAEMNPYLDGLIQEYDMRTESVLKQLILEEQKAQPAFAPHFVRRNIMGLTVGVVETTLKAVARTIDQLIRRPRQLKEAQEAARLNDKALVLRYTFEAMRFNPQNHLLFRMCTSDTEIAVGTPRQTTIKKGTVVFAATLPAMFDAEGPFKQPNEFRTDRNQRDYLFFGYDGHECMGRCLIPVVFQELFTRLLQLKDLRRAIDDPFDPIDLFPKHFYLEFQA